In the Desulfuromonas sp. DDH964 genome, TTTCGTCGCCTACCCCCTGATCTATAAAAAAATTGTCGGGGACAACCCCGGAGAAAAACGGATTCTTCTCGGAGCGGTTGTGGCCGCCCTGGTCGGATTGCAACTGGGGGCCCTCAACGTCGTCTTGGAGACCGTCGCCTCCGGGATTTCCTCGCTTCCCTTTACTACTTTCGTACTCCTGATGCAGCCGGTGCATCTCGCCATCGGCCTCGTCGAGGGACTGGTGACCGCAACCGTCGTCCTCTTCGTCTGGAAATCCCGCCCGGAGATTCTCGAACTCACCGCGGAAGCCCGCCCCTTTGGCACCCTCCCGATCCGCAAGGTCCTGGTCGGCCTGCTCGCCACGGCGGTCGTCACCGGCGGCGCCCTCTCCTGGTTCGCCTCGGCCCATCCTGACGGCCTGGAGTGGGCGATCCAGGGGGTGACCGGCCGCGAAGAACTGGACGCTCCCGAGCACGGCGTTCATGGCTGGCTCGCCGGCCTGCAGGAGAGCCTCGCCTTTTTGCCTGATTACGGTTTTCGGACAACTTCGGCCGGGCCGGAGCCGGAAGTTGCAACGACCGGGGCGGAAGCCTGGCCGGCCGTCGATGCCGGCACCAGTCTCTCCGGGCTGGTCGGCGGCGTCCTGACCCTGGCCCTGGCTGCCATCGTCGGCCTGGTCCTGAAACGACGTGCGCAGCCAGGCCGGAGTCGGGAGAGGACATCAAATTAACGTTAAATATTTCAAGACCAGGTCGAACCCTGGTTGGCAGACAGGCGGGGAACCAACCGACAAGGCCCGGCGGGGGAACTCTGGACCTCGTGGGGAGGTCTTGAGACCTACGGTGCCAACGTAACCTCGACCCATTTGTCGCCACCCTCAACTTCACGCCGACGACCGGGGTGGCCCTGACGGCTCCCCTCCCGCCGTCAGGGGAGGTGCGCCGCTGACTTTTGTCGGCACCCACGGCACTTGACCCTCGACGCCTCCGACCTGTGCGGTTATACTGACCACTAACATCCGGCTCCCGTCACCGCCTTTTCCGACCGCGGTGGCCGAAAACCGCGCTTTCACTTTCGATGGTGCCAAACAGGAGTGTTTATGGTCAGGTGTCTCGCCAATCTGCTGATTTTGATGCTGGTGGCGGCAGCGGCACCAGTCCAGGCAGATGGGAGCCTGGTCATCCCGGGGACCGGAGACAGTCAGGAACTCCTGCAGGAACTCGCCCGCGCCTTTGAAGCGTCCCACCCCGGCGCCAAAATCGAAATCCCGGAGAGCATCGGCAGCTCGGGGGGAATAAAGAACCTTATCGCCGGCAATGCCCTGCTCGCCCGAACCGCCCGCCCCCTGAAAGAGAGCGAGCGCCAGGCCGGCCTTGACTACCTCCCCTTTGCCTACTCACCCATCGTCTTTGCTGCCCACCTCGAAAAGCCCTGCGTGGAAAACCTGAGCAGTGATCAGGTAGTCGGCATCTTTTCAGGCGCCATCCGCAACTGGAATCAGCTCGGAACCTGCCCCGATCATGTCATCTATGTCGCCAACCGGGAACCGGGCGACTCCTCCCGCAGCGCCATCAATGCCCATCTCCCCGCCTTCGCGGCGATCGCCGAGCCGGCCGGGGAAACGGTCTATTCCACTCCGAAAACGGTGGGAGTCCTGCAACGCCACCCTTACACCATCGCTTATGCCCCGCTGGCGGCGCTTACCGATTTTTCCCTTAGGGTACTGGCGCTCGATGGCCAGGCGCCGACGGTGGTCAACGTGCAGAACGGGAGCTATCCCCTGGTCATCCCCCTGGGGCTGGTGTGGAAAGGGCAGCTCCCCGCTGTGGCCCGGCCCTTCGTCGAGTTCCTCTTCAGCCCGGAAGGGCAGCGCCTGATTCGCAGCAAGGGCCTGATCCCCGCCAAAGTCGGCAAGGGGCACCAGACGGCCGGAGAATGATTCGATCCCGGAAGCCCACCCCTCCACCAAGGACACCGATCCTCATGGGCCAGACCCTTCGAAAGAAGATATTCCTCGCCTATGCCTTGCCGGTTCTGGTCAGCCTGCTGGTGCTGGCCGCCATGTGTTACGGCCTGATCCGAAGATCGATTGACAGCAACCAGAAGGAAAAGCTGGTCATCCTGGCGGCCGATTTCAGTCATCGCATCGAAGCCAAACTCCAGGATCGCATGGCGACCCTGGCCCGGGTGGAAACTCTCGACTTCGTTCACAACTTCCGGGAACTGGCCCTCTCCAGCCATTTGGCAAAATTCGCCCGCCCGCTGCCGGTGCTGAGTTATCTCGACCAGCAGGGGCAGGAGGAGGTCAAGGTAGTTCACGGCCGCAAGAATGACCAGCTGCTGAATCTTGCCGGGGAGCCCTGGTTCGCTGCAGCGCTGGCACACAAGAACGAAGTGGTCATCGGCAATATCGGAATCAGCCCCGAGCTCAACCAGCCCTGCCTCACCCTCGCGATTGCCCACTTCAATTACTTCGGCGACGAGTTCGAGGGGGTCCTGAAGGGAGAAATTCCCCTTGCCGACCTTAGCGCCGATCTCCACGACCTCGCCCCAGGTCGCAGCGGGCACGGCATTCTGGTCGATGACCGCGGCAGGGTTCTCTTTCCCCACGATCCGCAGCAACCGTTCCGCCCGCTGCAGGGGGATGCCGCACTCCTCGCCCTGCTGGGAGAGGATGCCCCCGCCCACTCCGCCGCCGGCCTGGTGCAGCTTGCCGGCGCTGGCGCGCTGGTGGCGCATGCCAGCGTCCCGAGTACCGGGTGGTCGGTTCTGGCAGTTCTCCCTTATGTTGAATTCATTTCTCCCTCGCTGAGCCTGGCGGGCTATACCCTCGCCACCCTGCTGCTGGCGCTCGCCCTCGGGCTGCTGCTGGCCCACGCCATTGCCCGGCCCCTGGCCCGCAACCTGAGCAAGGTCATCGACCATACCGCCGTGATGGCCGCCGGCACCCTCGACCGTAACCTGGAGATTCACTCGGGAGATGAGCTTGAATCCCTCGCCACCTCCCTCAACCAGATGTCGAGCAGCATCCGGCAGGCACTGGCGGCGCGGGATTCACGGCAGAACATCCTGCAGACCATCATCGACCCCCTGGTCATCCTCGATCACCAATTCGCCCTCCTGGAAGTGAACGCGGCCGCCCGCCACCTGCTGGGGCGGGACCGAAGTGCCTTGGTGGGGGTGCCGATTACCACCTTTCTCGGCGCCTCGACAGCGGAAGGGGAGCTGCTGCTGGCCGAGATCCAGCGCCGCGGCACCCTGCAAAATCGGGAAACCCGGCTGCGTGTTTCCGCCGGGACAACCGTACCGGTGCTCCTCTCCTGTTCGACACCCGATCCGACCGTCAACCGGGAGATTGGCCTGGTCGCCATCTTCAAGGACATCTCCGCCCTCAAACAGGCGGAAGAAGAACGCCGCCAGGCGCTGCTTTTCGTCGAGACCCTCCTCAATCGGTCGCCGTTGGGCATCCGCGTCTTCGACGGAGTAACCGGCGCCTGCCTCCGCGTCAACCCGGTGGCGGCGGCCATCTCCGGCGGATCCGAGAAGGCCCTCCTTGCCCAGAATTTTCGGGAACTCCAGTCGTGGCATGAGACCGGACTGAGCGGGAAAGCAGAGGCAGTTCTCGGCGACGGCGTGCCGCGCCAGCGGGAAACAAATTTGACAACCTCCTTTGGCAAGACGATGGACGCCCGCTACTTTTTCTCCCGTTTTCTGGTGGAGGGGCACCCCCATCTGCTCGTCATCAGCCAGGACATTTCCGAGGAGAAACGCCTGGTCGATGAGAACCGTCGTATCGAAGAGCAGATGCTGCATGTGCAGAAGCTGGAAAGCCTCGGCGTTCTCGCCGGCGGCATCGCCCATGACTTCAACAACATTCTGATGACGGTGATCGGCAATGCCGACCTGGCACTGATGCGGCTCCCCGCAGAATCTCCGGCGGTCAACAATCTGAAGCAGATCGGCGAAGCGGCCGGCAAGGCGGCCGACCTGGCCGGCCAGATGCTCGCCTATTCAGGGCGCGGCAAGTTCGTGGTTGAATCGATCGACCTCAATCGCCTCATCGAAACCATGATGCACATGCTGGAGGTCTCCATCACCAAAAAGGCGGTGCTTCGCTTCGATTTCAGCCAGCAGCTGCCGGCGGTGGAAGGCGATGCGACCCAGTTGCGCCAGGTGATCATGAATCTGGTCATCAACGCCTCCGAGGCAATCGGTGACCGCAGTGGCGTCATCGCCATATCGACCGGCGCCATAGATTGCGACCATGGCTACCTGCGCGATACCTGGCTCGACGAGGGGCTTGCGCCCGGACTCTATGTCTTCTTCGAAATCGCCGACACCGGTTGCGGCATGGACCAGGAGACAATCCAGCGCATCTTCGATCCTTTTTTCAGCACCAAGTTCACCGGTCGCGGGCTGGGGATGGCCGCGGTCCTCGGCATTGTCCGGGGGCACAAAGGGGCGATCAAGGTCTACAGCGAACCGGGGCAGGGGACCACCTTCAAGGTCCTGTTGCCGGCCTGCGCCCTGCCGCCGGAGACCGGGCAGGAGGATAGTCCCGCCGAGGAATGGCAGGGGTCTGGGCAGGTCCTGCTGGTCGATGATGAAGAGACCGTGCGGGCGGTCGGCAAGATGATGCTGCAGGAACTCGGCTATGAGGTCATCACTGCCGCCGATGGCCGGGAAGCCCTGGAGCTGTTTAAAGCTCACCGGGAGGAGATCGTCCTGGTGCTGATGGACCTGACCATGCCGCATATGGGCGGGGAGGAGGCCTTTCGCGAGCTGCGCCGCCTCGACCCGCAGCTCAAGGTCATCATCACCAGCGGCTATAATGAGCAGGAGGTCGCCCTGCGCTTCGTCGGCAAGGGCCTGACCGGTTTTCTGCAAAAACCGTTTCGGCTCGCCGTCCTTCGGGAAACCTTTCGTAGCATCGGGACCGGGTAACCGGAGAGGCCCGGGGTTCGAACGCTACTTCGCGCAAAGCAAAAGCCCCGTCGATTTGACGGGGCTTTTGCTTTGCTGGCGGCATGATTGGCTCACTCCGGCGTTGCCGCTCCGAGCAGCTCCATCAGATGCAGGACCTCCTGCTTGAGACCGGCCTGCCGGACACCCCAGGCGAGCTGCAGCTGGCAACCGGGGTTGGCCGTAACCAGGATGTCGGCGCCGGTCTGGCTGACGTTGTTCAGTTTGCGATCGAGTACCTGCTGACTGGCGGCGGAGAACTTCAATCCCCAGGTGGCGGCCGAGCCGCAGCACCAGCTCGCCTCTGCCATCTCGCGCAGCTCGACCCCGGGGATCCGCCGGAGCAGCTCCCGCGGCTGGCGTGAGATCCCCTGGGCATGGCAGAGGTGGCAGGGCTCGTGGTAGGTGACGGTTTTTGCGACGGCCGTAAGTCCCGCGGTGCGCAGCCCGACCTCGGCGAGGAATTCGCTGACATCGCGGATCTTGGCGCGGAAGGCCGCCAGGCGGTCGTGCTCGGCCAGCCCTTCCAGAATCTCCTCGTACTCCTTGAGTGAGGCGCCGCAACCGGCGCAGTCGGTGACGATGTAATCGACATCCTGGCGCAGGAAGAGTTCGAGATTGAAGAGCGCCAGCTCCCGAGCGGTCTGCCGGTCCCCCTCGGAGAGGTGGGGCGCTCCGCAGCACCTGGTCGCCTGCGGCGTGAGGACGTCGAACCCCTGGTGCGCCAGCACCCGCACCGACTGGCGGGAAACGCCGGGATACAGCAGGGTCATGACGCAGCCGAGGAAGAAGCCGACCTTGCCGCGTTTTTCCCCCCGCGCCGGGATCAATTCCGGCAGCTGCGGGCGCAGCGGCGCCGCCAGCTGGGGCAGCATCCCCTCGACCTTCTCCATCCAGGCCGGGCCGAGCTTCAGGGCCTTCGAATGCCGCACCAGCCACTGGATGCCGAGGCGCTGGTAGAGTCGGGCCGGCAGCATCGACTTCTCCAGCAGGTCGGGATCGGGGAGCATGCGCTGCAGGATAAAGGCGCGAAAGCTCTTGCCAAGATGCGGCGGCGGGAGCTGTTGGTGGGACTGGCTGCGGCAGACCTCCATCACCTCGCCGGCGCGTACCCCGGAGGGGCAGGCAGTGGTGCAGGCACGGCAGTCGAGGCAGAAAAACGCCTCCTCCTTGACTGCTTCGGTAAATTCGAGCTTCTGCTCCGCCACCGCCCGGGCCAGGGCAACGCGCCCGCGGGGGCTGGAACGCTCGCGACCGGTGAGGGCGAAAGTCGGGCAGGTCGGCAGACAGAAACCGCAGCGCATGCACTGCAGCACATCCTCGTACTGCGGCGCGTCCTCGGCAGTGAAGTTGCCGAGCTTCTCCTTAGTGCGATACACGGAACCCCTCCTCGACATGGGTCTGGGTGCAGGGGTCGTGCTCGTCGAAAATCTTGCCGGGGTTGAGAATCCCCGCGGGATCGAAGGCATCCTTGATGCGCCGCATCACCTTCACCCCGCCGGCGCCGATCTGGCGGGCGAGATATTCCTTCTTCGCCAGGCCGATACCGTGCTCACCGGAAACAGTCCCCCCCCAGGCGAGGACCTGGGTGTAGAGGTCGTCATAGAAAGCGTGGGCGCGCGCCATCTCCTCCTGGTTGCGCTCGTCACAGAGGACCGTCGGATGGAGGTTGCCGTCGCCGGCATGACCAAAGGTGCCGACCTTGAGCTGGTACTTCGCGGTCAACCGTTCGATCTCGGCAAAGGTCTCGGCGAGCATCGAGCGCGGCACGGTGGCATCTTCGAGCAGGGTCGTCGGCGAGACCCGGGCGAGGGCCGACAGGGCGGTGCGCCGCGCCGCCGCCAGCTGGCCGGCTTCTTCAGCGTCCTTGGCGACATGGATCTCTGCCGCCTTCACCGCCTTGAGGATCTTCTCGACGCCCGCTGCCTCCTCCTCGACCTGGGCGGGGTGGCCATCGACTTCGATCAACAGCAGCGCCGCCATCTGGCGCGGCAGACCGATCCTGACGTAATCCTCGACACAGTTGATGGTCGCCCGGTCCATGATCTCCATGGTCGAGGGGATGATCTTGGCGGCGATGATCTTCGATACCGCTTCGCCGGCAGTGCGGATATCGTCGAAGTAGGCGAGAAAGGTGCGCCTGGCCTGCGGTGGCGGGATCAGCTTGACGGTCACCGCGGTGATAATGCCGAGGGTCCCCTCGCTGCCGACCAGCAGATCCTTGAAAGAGTAGCCGGCGACATCCTTGACACTCTTGCCGCCGGTGGTGAGCAGACTGCCGTCGGGGAGGACGCACTGCAGGGCCATGACGTAGTCGCGGGTGACCCCGTACTTGAGGCCACGCAGGCCGCCGGCATCCTCCATGACGTTGCCGCCGAGGGTGGAAATCTTCTGCGACCCCGGATCAGGGGGGTAGAAGAGCCCCTTGGCGGCGGTCGCGTTGAAGAGGTCGAGGGTGATCACTCCGGCTTCGCAGGTGGCGGCGAGATTCTCCTCGTCGATCTCGAGGATGCGGTTCATCCGGTTCAGGCAGATCACCATCCCCCCCTTGACCGGCACGCTGCCGCCGGAGAGTCCGGTGCCGCTGCCGCGCGGCACGATGGGGAGCCCTTCGCTGCGGGCGATCTCCATCGCCGCCAGCACCCCTTCGCTGCTGGTCGGGTAGACCGCCACCTCGGGAAGATGATGGACGCCGGGGGTCGAATCGTAGCCGAGGACCAGCAGGTCCTCTTTCTCAAAGGCGACGTTTGCTGTCCCCAGCCTTTGCTGCAGATGTTCAATGGCGGTTTTGGAGATCATTTTTCACCTGTCGCTGGTTGACCATTTTCGCTGTCGGGGATCAGAACCCCTCTTCCCGGTACCCCTCGGGAATCCGCACCACCAGCACCGGTCGCGTCGAACTGTGCAGGACCTTGTGCGTCGTGGTGCCGAGCATCGCGTCACCGAGAACCGTATGGCGATGGGAGCCCATGATGATAAGGTCGGCGTTGCACTCCCGGGCTGCGTCGAGCACGACCTGGGCCGGCTGCCCCTCAAGAATCAGGATCTCACTTACCAGCTTGCGGCATTCGGGACGGGATTCACACTCCATGGCACAAAGGCGCTCGATCCGTTCCCTGAGCCGCTCCTTGACCGACTGGCGCGCCTGTCGGTGCATCTGCTCGGCCTGCTCCCGGGAGATATACTGCTCGACCAGGCTCTGGCCGAAGCTGGAAAGGGGTTCGAGGGCATTGACTGCGATAATCCTGGCGTCATACTGGCTCGCCACGCTCAGCGCATAGCGAAAAACGTAGGGGGCCCCGGGGCCCAGGCCGGTTGCATAAACGATGGTGGAAATCTTCGGCAACATGCTCTCCTCCCTTGCAGATGAGTGATGACGCCACTGACGAACCGGTCAGTTACCGCCAAAAAAGATCGAAGGGAGCCAGGTGATGATCTCCGGGAAGGTGATCATGATGGCCAGGCCCACCAACTGGATAACGACGAAGGGGATGATCCCCTTGTAGATATCGCTCATCGTGTACTCAGGAGGGGCCACCCCTTTGAAGTAAAACAAAGCATACCCGAAGGGAGGTGTCAAAAAGGAGGTTTGCAAATTGACACAGACCAGCATGGCGAACCAGAGCGGGTTGAAATTGAGATCCATGGCGATCGGGGTGAAGATCGGCACCACCACCAGCAGAATTGCCGCCCAGTCGATGAACATGCCGAGGAAAAAGACGACCGCCATCATGATCGCCAGAACCACATAGGGGCTGACGTCCATGCCGAGCAGGGCATCGGCCACCACGTCGCCACCGCCCATACTGAGGAAGACCACGCTGAAGAGCTTGCCGCCGATAAAGAGCGCCATGATCATCGCCGTGGTGCGGGCGGTGGAGATCGAGGCCTGGGTCAGAACCTCCCAGTTCAGCTTGCGGTTGCAAAGGGCCAGGACCATGGCGCCGACACAGCCGAGGGCCGCCGCCTCGGTCGGCGTGGCGACTCCGGCGAGGATCGTCCCCATCACGGTCAGGATCAGACTGAAGGGGGGGACGAAGCTCTTCATGGTCATGGTGAACTTCTGGGCGGCGGTGTGGGTCCGTTCTTCGAGGGGGATCGGCGGGCCGAGCTTGGGGTTGATGGCGCAGCGCACGCCGACATAGAGCATATAGAGGCCGGAAATCACCAGGCCGGGAATAATCGCCGCGGCGAAGAGATTGCCGACCGAAGTCTCCTTGAGACCGGTCAGACCGCCATAGACCACCAGCATGATGCTCGGTGGAATCAGGATCCCCAGGGTCCCCGAAGAACAGATGATGCCGGCGGACATGCCGCGGTCGTAGCCGCGCCGCAGCAGGGCGGGGCCGGCCATCAGCCCCATGGCGACCACCGAGGCGCCGATGATGCCGGTGGTGGCGGCAAAGACCGTCGACACCACGATCACCGCCAGGCCGAGACCGCCGCGCAACCCACCGAGCACGATATAGAGGGCATCGAACAATCCTTCCGAGACCTTGGATCGATCGAGAATCTGCGCCATGAAGATGAAGAGGGGGACCGCCACCAGGGTGTAATTGAGAAAAATCCCCCAGGCGTTATTGACGAACAGGTCGAAGAGGGCCGGGACGTTGAACCCGTTATCGATCAGTCCGTAGAGGGTGGCAACTCCGGCCAGCGTCACCGCCAGGGGGTGACCCAGCGCAATGGCCAGCACCAGGGTGCCAAACATGAGGATGGTCAGAATTTCGGGACTCATAATAGCGATTCTCCGGGGGAGGCCGTTAGTCGGATGTGCGCAGGGAACGAAAATCCTGGAGGAGCTTGGCGACCCCCTGCAGGAACCAAAGAATAAAACCGATGGCCATCAGTGTCTTGTAGGGATAGATCGCCGGCGCCCAGGAGGAGGAAGCGTTCTCCCACTGGCTCCAGGAGGTCGCCGCATACTTGACCGACCAGATCGCCAACAGGCCAATGGTGGGGATAAAGATCACCAGGTTGGAAACGATGCGCAGCAGGGTGCGGGGCCGCTGGGACATCCGCGCCTCGAAGACATCGATCGCGACGTGACCGTCATACTTGTGGGCATAGGCCAGCGCCAGCATGAAGTGAACGCCGTAAATGAAGGTGGTCATCTCGAAGGCCCAGGAGGTCGGCGCATCGAAGACATAGCGCATGAAAACTTCGTAAACGACGACACCGACCAGGGGCAAAATAAGGTAGGCGCTGTAGGCGCCGACCTTTTCGTTCAGGGCATCAATGGCCCGGGAAATACTCTGCATATGCTGCCTCTTTCCAAATCGCGGGAGGGGCCCGCAGGGAAGGTCGGCGGGGGTCGGGTCGGCCCCCGCCGATGCCGGCAATTACTGGGTCCGTTTTCCGTTGATATAGTCGTCGATCGGCCAGGGGGTCAGGCCGCTGCGGATCTCGCGCCAGTCGGCAAAATCCTTCTTGAACTGCTCCTGAGAGTCGAGGGTTTTCTTGACGTCGGGGTACTTCCCTTTGAGCTCGTCCAGATATTCCTTGGTGCGCTTGGCGAAGGAGGTGATGGCGGCGTCATCCATCTTGACGAATTCAACCTTCTGCTTGAACAGCTTGATCGCATCGATATTGAGGTTCTCCTGCCAGGCGCTCGACCAGAGCTGGGTCTCCTTGGCCGCGATATCGATAATCCACTTCAGGTCATCGGGCAGCTTATTGTAGGCGTCCTTGTTGATGAAAAAGGCGCACTGTACCGAGGGCTGATGCACGCCCGGTTCGATGACGTACTTGGTGATCTCGTCAAATCCCATCGGGTAGTTGATTGCCGGGGTGGAGAATTCGGCGGCATCGATGACCCCTCGCTCCAGGGCGAGGTAGACCTCACCGCCCGGCAGCGGGGTAACCGACGCGCCGAGAGAGTTCATGATATCCATGTACCACCCCGGGGTGCGGACGCGCATCCCCTTGAAGTCAGCCATCTTGCTAGCTTTCTTGTTGGAGAAGAAGCCCATTTCCTGGCCGCCGTTGCCACCCGGCAGGGCGTAGAGGTTGTAACGGCCGTAGAGCTCCTGCATCTGTTCGAGACCGCCACGCTCATAAAGCCAGATGTTGTAGCCCTCGGTATCGAGGCCGAAGGGGACGGAAGCGAAGGAGACAAAGTTCTCATTCTTCCCTTTCCAGTAGCCGGGCCAGTCGTGACCGATTTCGGCCGACCCCTTGGAGACGGCATCAAAACTCTCCATGGCACCTACCAGTTCCCCGGCCGAGAAGAGTTTGATATCGAGGCGCCCGCCGGAGGCGAGCTTGACCGAGTCGGCAAAATGCTGGGCCATGTCGTAGAAAAGCAGCCCCTTGCTCCAGGGCATGACCATTTTCCAGCGGAACTCTTCCTTGCTCGTCTTGATGGTGCGCAGCTCTTTCTTCACTTCCTCATGCCGCTTGTCGGCGCCGAACTTCTCACGCTTTTCCGCTGAAAACGCCTGCGGAGCGAAGGCCAGCGTCAACGCCAGCGTCAAGCCGATCAACAACCTGATCTTTTTCATGATTTTTCCTCCTCATCGTGCTTGGGGTTAAGGCTACCGGCAGCTCTAAGGCCACCCTGCCCTTTCGGCATCGTTCCCGGCCTTTCTGGCCAATTCAACTAAAGGACAAACCTAAAATTGGTAAGACCATGGCGTTAAAATTACCGCCTGTCCTTTTCGGCGTCAAGGAAAAACAAACGTCGTTTTTAATTTTTTGTCCCCCGCCTTCCTGCGGCGGCCTAGGCAATCAGCCTCCGGGCCGCTATTTTCAGGACTTTGCCCCGCCGCCGGCGGAAAAATCGAGGTTGCCGGCCGGGGATCGCTAGGTCGCCGTCCAGCCACAGTCCATGGTGATCATCGAACCGGTGAAACAGGCTGCCTTCTCGGAGCAGAGATATAGGACCAGATCGCCGATTTCGGAGGGCTCGATCAGGCGCTTGATCGCGGCATTCTTCAGCATGATGGTTTCGACCACCTGCTCCGGCGAGAGGTTGTGGACCCTGGCCTGGTCGGCGATCTGGTTGTCGACCAGCGGAGTTCGGACGTAGGCGGGGCAGATGGAATTGACGGTGATGCCAAAGGCCCCCCCCTCCAGCGCGGTCGTCTTGGTCAGCCCCGAGACGCCGTGCTTGGCCGCAATGTAGGCACTCTTGAAGGGGGAGGCGACCAGGCCGTGCACCGAATTGATATGGATGATCCGACCCCAGCCGTTCTTTTTCATCGACGGCCAGGCATAGCGGGTGAGCAGAAAAGGGGCGGTGAGCATCAGGGCGATCATGAAATCCCACTTCTCTTCAGGGAAATCTTCGACCGGTGAAACGTGCTGGATGCCGGCATTGCTGATCACAATATCGACACGGCCGAACCTCTCCATTGCCGCCTCGACCAGTTTTTTACAGTCCTCCCGCCGCGAAAGGTCGGTCCTGACAAAGAGTCCGCCGAGCTTTTCCGCCGCGGCCACCCCTTTTTCCTCATTGATATCGGCCAGAACGACCAGGTTGTCAGCTGCGGCCAGCGACTCGGCCACCGCCAGGCCGATGCCGCTGGCGGCGCCGGTCACAAGGGCAATCTTTCCAGGCATGACTCTTCTCCTTACCACTGTTTGAGATTGTTCGTGACGGCGAAGGGGCAGCCGGTTTTTTCCCGGACCATCTCCAGCGTCGCTCCCGGTGCAAGTTCCAGCAGGGTCATGCCGCGACCGCGTTCGATGCTGAAGACCGCCAGATCGGTCACCACCATGTCGACCACCTGCTTGCCGGTCAACGGCAGGGTGCAGGTCGTCATCAGCTTGGAAGAACCATCCTTGGCGCAGTGGTCCATCATGACGATGATCTTTTTCACCCCCGAGACGAGGTCCATCGCTCCCCCCGGGCCCTTGACCATGGCGCCGGGAATCATCCAGTTGGCGAGGTCACCGGTCGCGGTGACCTGCATCGCCCCCAGCACCGAGAGATCGATGTGGCCGCCACGGACCATGGCGAAGGACTCGGCGCTGTCGAAAAAGGCGGCGCCGGGGAGCCAGGTGACGGTCTGCTTGCCGGCGTTGATCAAATCGGGATCTTCCTGCCCTTCCACCGGGAAGGGGCCGACGCCGAGCAGCCCGTTTTCGGCGTGGAGGGTGATATTGATCTGCTCCGGGATGTAGTTGGCGACCAGCGTCGGCATGCCGATACCGAGGTTGGCATACATGCCGTCGCTGAACTCCTGGCTGATGCGCCTGGCCTGCCACTCGCGAATCGGCGTGAACCCCTTGATTGTGGTTTTTCCCGCCAGGGTGCGTTGCTCGATCGGCTTCTCGTAGCGGGCGCCGATCAGGATGCGATCGACGTAATTGCCGGGAAGGTGG is a window encoding:
- a CDS encoding energy-coupling factor ABC transporter permease — encoded protein: MHMADALLSPAVGGTLWAATSGTIAYCSRKVKQDLDDRKVPLMGVLGAFIFAAQMINFTIPATGSSGHLGGGMILAILLGPYAAFLTMASVLTVQAFFFADGGLLALGCNIFNLGFFPCFVAYPLIYKKIVGDNPGEKRILLGAVVAALVGLQLGALNVVLETVASGISSLPFTTFVLLMQPVHLAIGLVEGLVTATVVLFVWKSRPEILELTAEARPFGTLPIRKVLVGLLATAVVTGGALSWFASAHPDGLEWAIQGVTGREELDAPEHGVHGWLAGLQESLAFLPDYGFRTTSAGPEPEVATTGAEAWPAVDAGTSLSGLVGGVLTLALAAIVGLVLKRRAQPGRSRERTSN
- a CDS encoding PstS family phosphate ABC transporter substrate-binding protein — encoded protein: MVRCLANLLILMLVAAAAPVQADGSLVIPGTGDSQELLQELARAFEASHPGAKIEIPESIGSSGGIKNLIAGNALLARTARPLKESERQAGLDYLPFAYSPIVFAAHLEKPCVENLSSDQVVGIFSGAIRNWNQLGTCPDHVIYVANREPGDSSRSAINAHLPAFAAIAEPAGETVYSTPKTVGVLQRHPYTIAYAPLAALTDFSLRVLALDGQAPTVVNVQNGSYPLVIPLGLVWKGQLPAVARPFVEFLFSPEGQRLIRSKGLIPAKVGKGHQTAGE
- a CDS encoding response regulator — translated: MGQTLRKKIFLAYALPVLVSLLVLAAMCYGLIRRSIDSNQKEKLVILAADFSHRIEAKLQDRMATLARVETLDFVHNFRELALSSHLAKFARPLPVLSYLDQQGQEEVKVVHGRKNDQLLNLAGEPWFAAALAHKNEVVIGNIGISPELNQPCLTLAIAHFNYFGDEFEGVLKGEIPLADLSADLHDLAPGRSGHGILVDDRGRVLFPHDPQQPFRPLQGDAALLALLGEDAPAHSAAGLVQLAGAGALVAHASVPSTGWSVLAVLPYVEFISPSLSLAGYTLATLLLALALGLLLAHAIARPLARNLSKVIDHTAVMAAGTLDRNLEIHSGDELESLATSLNQMSSSIRQALAARDSRQNILQTIIDPLVILDHQFALLEVNAAARHLLGRDRSALVGVPITTFLGASTAEGELLLAEIQRRGTLQNRETRLRVSAGTTVPVLLSCSTPDPTVNREIGLVAIFKDISALKQAEEERRQALLFVETLLNRSPLGIRVFDGVTGACLRVNPVAAAISGGSEKALLAQNFRELQSWHETGLSGKAEAVLGDGVPRQRETNLTTSFGKTMDARYFFSRFLVEGHPHLLVISQDISEEKRLVDENRRIEEQMLHVQKLESLGVLAGGIAHDFNNILMTVIGNADLALMRLPAESPAVNNLKQIGEAAGKAADLAGQMLAYSGRGKFVVESIDLNRLIETMMHMLEVSITKKAVLRFDFSQQLPAVEGDATQLRQVIMNLVINASEAIGDRSGVIAISTGAIDCDHGYLRDTWLDEGLAPGLYVFFEIADTGCGMDQETIQRIFDPFFSTKFTGRGLGMAAVLGIVRGHKGAIKVYSEPGQGTTFKVLLPACALPPETGQEDSPAEEWQGSGQVLLVDDEETVRAVGKMMLQELGYEVITAADGREALELFKAHREEIVLVLMDLTMPHMGGEEAFRELRRLDPQLKVIITSGYNEQEVALRFVGKGLTGFLQKPFRLAVLRETFRSIGTG
- a CDS encoding (Fe-S)-binding protein; this encodes MYRTKEKLGNFTAEDAPQYEDVLQCMRCGFCLPTCPTFALTGRERSSPRGRVALARAVAEQKLEFTEAVKEEAFFCLDCRACTTACPSGVRAGEVMEVCRSQSHQQLPPPHLGKSFRAFILQRMLPDPDLLEKSMLPARLYQRLGIQWLVRHSKALKLGPAWMEKVEGMLPQLAAPLRPQLPELIPARGEKRGKVGFFLGCVMTLLYPGVSRQSVRVLAHQGFDVLTPQATRCCGAPHLSEGDRQTARELALFNLELFLRQDVDYIVTDCAGCGASLKEYEEILEGLAEHDRLAAFRAKIRDVSEFLAEVGLRTAGLTAVAKTVTYHEPCHLCHAQGISRQPRELLRRIPGVELREMAEASWCCGSAATWGLKFSAASQQVLDRKLNNVSQTGADILVTANPGCQLQLAWGVRQAGLKQEVLHLMELLGAATPE
- a CDS encoding FAD-binding oxidoreductase, translated to MISKTAIEHLQQRLGTANVAFEKEDLLVLGYDSTPGVHHLPEVAVYPTSSEGVLAAMEIARSEGLPIVPRGSGTGLSGGSVPVKGGMVICLNRMNRILEIDEENLAATCEAGVITLDLFNATAAKGLFYPPDPGSQKISTLGGNVMEDAGGLRGLKYGVTRDYVMALQCVLPDGSLLTTGGKSVKDVAGYSFKDLLVGSEGTLGIITAVTVKLIPPPQARRTFLAYFDDIRTAGEAVSKIIAAKIIPSTMEIMDRATINCVEDYVRIGLPRQMAALLLIEVDGHPAQVEEEAAGVEKILKAVKAAEIHVAKDAEEAGQLAAARRTALSALARVSPTTLLEDATVPRSMLAETFAEIERLTAKYQLKVGTFGHAGDGNLHPTVLCDERNQEEMARAHAFYDDLYTQVLAWGGTVSGEHGIGLAKKEYLARQIGAGGVKVMRRIKDAFDPAGILNPGKIFDEHDPCTQTHVEEGFRVSH